The genome window GAAGCTTTTCGCAGCTTACCACGTCCTTCATCGCCTCCCGATGCCAAGGCATCCACCGTACGCCCTTAATAGCTTGACCATAAAAAAGTCTTCTATCTCGCGTTTCGTGTATCCTTTGCTCGCTGCATGCGCTTTTGCGCACGCAACGCTTTGCTCGTGCATCGTATCAGTCTTATGCAATTGTCAAAGATCAAGAACTTCAGGCTGAAGACCGAAGGGGTTTCGACTGAAGCGGTTTAAAAACCTTCAGCCTTTTGCCTTCTGCCTACTGACCTATTTGAACTTGGTGGAGGTGAACGGGTTCGAACCGATGACCTCCTGCGTGCAAGGCAGGCGCTCTCCCAACTGAGCTACACCCCCGATAACTGGTGGGCCAGGGAGGACTCGAACCTCCGACCTCACGATTATCAGTCGTGTGCTCTAGCCAGCTGAGCTACTAGCCCACTTCCACCGAAGTTCTCTTGTCGTCAAAGAACAAAAAACCTCTTCATGTTCCCCGAAGAGGCTCCTAGTCTTTCAAAACTAAATAGCAGACGAATGGCTTGCGAGTGTCGACGTTCGGTCGAAACCGAACGATTGACCAGGATGCCTTGCTTCTTGCGAAGCAGGTAGGCTCCTTAGAAAGGAGGTGATCCAGCCGCAGGTTCCCCTACGGCTACCTTGTTACGACTTCACCCCAGTTACCGACCATACCATAAGCGGCTGCCCCCCGAAGGTTAGCCCACCGATTTCAGGTACAATCGACTCCCGTGGTGTGACGGGCGGTGTGTACAAGGCCCGGGAACGTATTCACCGTGGCATGCTGATCCACGATTACTAGCGATTCCAACTTCATGGAGTCGAGTTGCAGACTCCAATCCGAACTGAGACCGGCTTTTTGGGATTGGCTCCACCTCGCGGTCTTGCTACCCTTTGTACCGGCCATTGTAGCACGTGTGTAGCCCTGGACATAAGGGCCATGAGGACTTGACGTCATCCCCGCCTTCCTCCGGTTTAACACCGGCAGTCTCCTTAGAGTGCCCAACTGAATGCTGGCAACTAAGGACGAGGGTTGCGCTCGTTGCGGGACTTAACCCAACATCTCACGACACGAGCTGACGACAGCCATGCAGCACCTGTCACCGATCCAGCCGAACTGACCTCTCTGTTTCCAGAAAGTGCGATCGGGATGTCAAGCCCAGGTAAGGTTCTGCGCGTTGCGTCGAATTAAACCACATGCTCCACCGCTTGTGCGGGCCCCCGTCAATTCCTTTGAGTTTTAGTCTTGCGACCGTACTCCCCAGGCGGGGTACTTAATGCGTTAGCTTCGGCACTGCAGGGGTCAATACCCGCAACACCTAGTACCCATCGTTTACGGCGTGGACTACCAGGGTATCTAATCCTGTTTGCTCCCCACGCTTTCGCGTCTCAGCGTCAGTATCGGTCCAGGTAGCCGCCTTCGCCACCGGTGTTCCTTCGAATATCTACGGATTTCACCCCTACACTCGAAATTCCACTACCCTCTCCCGTACTCAAGTTAGCCAGTTTCCAATGCACTTCCCGGGTTGAGCCCAGGGCTTTCACATCAGACTTAACCAACCGCCTACACGCGCTTTACGCCCAATAATTCCGAACAACGCTTGCACCCTCCGTATTACCGCGGCTGCTGGCACGGAGTTAGCCGGTGCTTCCTTTGAGGGTACCGTCAGGCCCAGGCGATTTTAACACCCGGGAGTTTCTTCCCCTCTGACAGAGCTTTACGATCCGAAAACCTTCATCACTCACGCGGCGTTGCTGCGTCAGGCTTTCGCCCATTGCGCAAAATTCCCCACTGCTGCCTCCCGTAGGAGTCTGGACCGTGTCTCAGTTCCAGTGTGGCTGATCATCCTCTCAGACCAGCTACCCATCGTTGCCTTGGTAGGCCATTACCCCACCAACTAGCTAATGGGCCGCGGACTCATCCAATGACGGTAGGCCCGAAGGTCCCCACCTTTTCCCGCAAACTCCGAGGAGTTCGTGAGCTTATCCGGTATTAGCCCCCCTTTCGAAAGGTTATCCCGGATCATCGGGTAGATTATCCACGTGTTACTCACCCGTGCGCCACTTTCCAGGGACCGAAGTCCCCTTCACGTTCGACTTGCATGTGTTAAGCACGCCGCCAGCGTTCGTTCTGAGCCAGGATCAAACTCTCCAGTTGTTTAAACTGTATAGATTGATTCTGTTATCTCATGTTTACTGCTTTGGTTTGACTTGCCCGCAAACCATCTTTCAAGCGTCTGCTATTTAGTTTTCAAAGACCAGGTTGTTACGCTTTTTGTTGCTTGGCACAGGAGCGAGAAAGTATCAAAACCTGCCGTCCCTGTCAACCTCTTTTTTCAACCTTTTCTTCATCGCGTTGTTCTACTCATCTGCCGTGCAGCAGCTTTCGACAACGGAGGCCGGTTATACCCAATCCAGCAATTCCTGTCAAGGGCGATTTCTTCCCCCCGGCATTTTATTTCGATACAAATTCGATGCGGGCAAACCTGCGCTTCCCGGCCTGCAACACCAGCGCCTGACGATCATCGATTGCCAGGTCGGGATTCTCGACCTTTTCCCCATCAATTTTCACCCCTCCCTGCTGGATGAGGCGCCGGGCTTCACCGTTGGATTTGGTCAGGCCGGTGTCGGTCAGCAGCTTGCAGATCCACAGAGGGCCGGAAGCGGTCAGGCTGATCACCTCGATATCGTCGGGAATTTCCTTCTGCTTGAACTGCTGGACAAAATCCTCCTCGGCCTGCCGGGACTCGGCGGCTCCGTGGAAACGCGTCACCAGCTCTCGGGCCAGGGCCTTTTTGCTCTCCATGGGATGGGCGCCGTCGGGGCGACCGGCGACGCCGTCCTTGACTTTCTGCAAGGTGGCGAGATCGACATCGGAAAGGAGTTCATAGTAGCGCACCATCAACTCATCGGTGATGCTCATCACCTTGCCGTAAATTTCCTTGGGCGGCTCGGTGATGCCGATGTAATTCCCCAGGGACTTGCTCATCTTGTTGACGCCGTCAAGCCCTTCGAGCAGCGGCATGGTCAGCACCGACTGGGGACGCTGCCCCTCCTGCCGCTGCAGCTCGCGGCCGACCAGCAGGTTGAACTTCTGATCGGTGCCGCCCAGTTCCACATCGGACTTCAGCGCCACCGAGTCGTACCCTTGCACCAGCGGATAAAGGAATTCGTGGATCGCGATCGGCTGCTGGCCGCTGAAGCGCTTGTGGAAATCGTCCCGCTCGAGCATGCGCGCCACGGTGTAGCGGGAGGCCAGGGCGATGAGACCGGCGGCGGACATTTGTCCCATCCAGGTACTGTTGAAAACAACCTCGGTTTTTTCCGGATCGAGAATCTTGAAGACCTGCTCCTTGTAGGTCTCGGCGTTCAACAGCACCTGCTCGCGGGTCAGAGCCTTGCGGGTTTCGTTCTTGCCGGTGGGATCGCCGATCATGCCGGTGAAGTCGCCGATGAGAAAACAGACGTGGTGCCCCAGATCCTGAAACTGCTTGAGCTTCTGGATCAGGACCGTGTGGCCGACATGCAGGTCGGGAGCGGTCGGATCGAATCCCGCCTTGATTTTCAGAGGGACGCCGGTCTTCACCGACTGGGCGATTTTTTCCTCCAACTCCGCCTCGACGAGGATTTCCACCGCTCCGCGCCGGATAACGGCCATCTGTTCCTGAACCGACTTCATAATAATTTCGTCCTTCGTAGTATTAGTCAGCGAGCTCTTCAAGCACACGTTCGATGCCGACGGCGCGGCCGGTTTGCTCATCGATGGTCAAAACCACGGCGCAGATCACCGAGTCCTTCTTGGCCACCTCGAAACGCACCGGCAAGAGCGAAAGAAACTTTTCCACGGCCAATTCCTTGCGGATGCCGATGACCGAATCGCGGCTGCCGGTCATGCCGACATCGGTCATGTAAGCGGTCCCGCCGGGGAGGATGCGCTCGTCGGCGGTCGGCACATGGGTATGGGTCCCGACCACCGCCGAGACCCGGCCATCGAGATAGCAGCCGAGCGCCGCCTTTTCACTCGTCGCTTCGGCGTGAAAATCGACCAGAATGATCGGCGTCTGCCGGCGTAACTCCTCGACCAGGGCATCGGCGACGCGAAAGGGGCACTCCAGATTACCCATGAAAACCCGGCCTTCAAGATTGAGGATGCCCACCGGAATCCCGGCGCTGGTGGTGTAGACCCCATGCCCCCGACCGGGCGCTCCGGCCGGATAGTTGGCCGGACGCAACAGCCGCTTCTGGCTCTCCAGGTAGGGATAAAGTTCCTTCTTGTCCCAGATATGATTGCCCGAGGTCAGCACATCGACCCCGAGATCGTACAACTCTCGGGCCAGGTCGGCGGTGAGACCGAAGCCGGCCGCGGCGTTTTCGCCGTTGGCGACCACCAGGTCGATCTGGTGGCGGTCGATCAGACGGCTAAGGCGGCTGGATAGGGCCAGGCGCCCGGCGCGGCCGACGACATCTCCGATAAAGAGAATTTTCAAAGGAACTCCCGATCTATCGTAAGCGCCCCGCGGGGGAGCGCCAATCCTATTTGGCGTATTCGGTGGCCCGGGTTTCGCGAATGACGTTGACCTTGATCTGACCGGGATAGGTCATCTCGGCTTCGATCTTGCGGGCGATATCTTTGGCCAGCACGTAGGACTGGGCATCGGTGACATCCTCGCTCGATACCATGACCCGGATTTCACGCCCCGCCTGGATGGCGTAGCAGCTGGAGACCCCGGAAAAGGAAGTGCCGATGCGCTCCAGATCCTCGAGACGCTTGACGTAGGTTTCGAGCATCTCGCGCCGAGCGCCGGGACGGGCGCCGGAAAGGGCGTCGGCCGCCTGGACCAGCACCGCCAGGATGGTTTCGGGCTTTTCGTCCTCATGGTGGGCGGCGATGGCGTGAACAATTTTGGGGGACTCGCCGTATTTGCGGGCGAGATCCGCACCGATGACCGCATGGGAGCCTTCAATCTCGTGGTCTACCGCCTTGCCGATGTCGTGGAGCAGGCCGGCGCGCTTGGCCTGTTTGACGTTGATCCCCAACTCGCTGGCCATGATGCCACAGAGGAAAGCGACTTCCAGCGAATGCTGGAGGACGTTCTGGCCGTAGGAGGTACGATAGCGCAGCCGCCCGATGAGCTTGATGATCTCGGGATGGATGCCGTGCACGCCGACGTCGAAGGTCGCCTGCTCACCGGCCTCACGGATGGCGTCATCCACCTCCTGCTCGGCCTTGGCCACCACCTCTTCGATGCGCGCCGGATGAATGCGGCCGTCGGCCACCAGCCGCTCCAAGGTCAGCCGGGCGACTTCGCGGCGCACCGGATTGAAGCCGGAGATGATCACCGCCTCGGGGGTGTCGTCGATGATCAGGTCGATACCGGTCGCCGCTTCGATGGCGCGGATGTTGCGCCCTTCGCGGCCGATGATGCGGCCTTTCATCTCGTCCGTCGGCAAGGGCACCACGCTGACCGCCTTTTCCGCGACATAATCACCGGCGTAGCGCTGAATGGCCAGGGCGAGGATTTCCTTGGCCTTCTTGTCGGCAGTCTCCTTGGCCTCATCCTCGATCTGCTTGATCCGCTTGGCGGCGTCGTGGCGCGCCTCGCTCTCCATGCCGGCGATGATGGTCTGCTTGGCCTCCTCGGCGGTCATACCGGAAATCGTCTCCAACCGTTCGGCCTGCTGGGCAACCAGGTCTTCCGCCTCTTTTTCCCGGGCGCGCACCTTGTCTTCCATCAGCGGCAGGGCTCGCTCCCGCTGGGAAAGCTCCTCCTCCCGGCCGTCGAGTTGCAGTCCCTTGCGATCCAGATGCTCCTCACGTTGCAGCAGACGCTTTTCCTGGGCCTGGATTTCCCGACGCAACTCACGGGCTTCCTTCTCCCATTCGGCCTTGGCTTCCAGCACCGTGTCCTTGGCCTGGATCAACGCCTCCTTGTGGATGGTGTCGGCCTGCTTCCGCGCTTCTTCGACAATCTGCTCGGCGGTGAGTTCGGCTCCGGCGAGGCGGGATTCAATGAATTTGCGGCGCAGCAGGGAGCCGCCAAAAGCGCCTCCGGCCAACGCCATGAGAATCAACAACAATGTGATTTCTATAGACAAAACGGTATCCTCCTAAGAAGTGGTCAGGGGGGTCCCCCCGGGAGCCGCGACCTCCCCTAGTTGGGGAGCGAAACGCAGAATCCGGGACTCGGTAATTAACAGGTGCATGGCGATGTCGTGATTCTCCACGGGCAGGCTCGCCGTCAGTTGCAGTTCGTAACAGAATCCGGCCCGCAGGGGTTTCACGTCGGAGCCATGGAAAAAGCGGTCGTAACAACCCTTGCCGTAACCCAACCGGAACCCTTCCAGGTCGTAGGCGACTCCGGGGATGACCATCAGGTCGATGGTCGCCAGCGGAAGGAGGCTTACGCCAACGGGTTCGAGGATGCCGAAGCGTCCAGGGCGCATGCCGTCGAGGTCGGACACCTCGACGAATTCCAGACCGGTTGCGGCGACTCGGGGATAAGCCAGCCGTTTACCCGCCTCGCGGGCGGCATGAAAAATCGTATCCGTGGGAACTTCGTCGCGAACCGGGCTATACAGGGCCAAAACGTTCGCGGCGACATATTCCGGGGTGCTCAGCAGCCGGGATTGGGCAGCTTGGCCCCAGGCGGCACGGTCGGCCATCGAGATCCGCCGACGCCGTTCGAGCATGGCGGTACGAAGGGATTGCTTGGGCATGGCCAGAGTGCTCCGCGCGGGAGCCCTGGAGGAGGGACAAGAAAGGCAGGCAGGCGGGGTTCAGGGGACCATCAACCACGAATCATCGTAAGCCGGCAGGCGCAAGGGGGAATTTCCCCTGTCACTTGAGTCGAAACCGTAAGAATCTTATCGGCGAAACTCCTTGAGCCGGGGTCGCGAAAGGCACTTATTTTGGGCCTGCGAACGCCCTGCAAAGGCTACGATAACTATGAAACAAAGCCGAGGCTGAAAACCAAACCGGTAAACCGTCGCGGCCCAGCCGCGACCCGTGGGGTACTGCCATTTCGATGTCGCATCTCCAACAGGGAGATGATGGTAAGGGAGGCGCGAGGCCGAAGGTTCGACCAAAACACGTCATCCCGGAGTCCGGCCGGTTATTGCCCGGCAGACTGATCGTCCAGTCGTTCCAGCAGGATGCGCAGGCGACGATTCACGTCCTCGTCTCCACCCGACGCGACCGTTTCCTGCTGCCGGAGCAAACGCCCCGAAACATTCATCAGGGCCAGTATTGCGCTGGCCAGGGTATCGGCGGAACGGCCCGAAGCCATTACCTCATTCAGTCGGTCATTGACGAAACTCGCGATCCGCCGCACTTCTTCGTCCGACTCCGCGCTTCTGACCACATAAGGCTGGCCAAGAATCATGACCTCCACCGATTGCTTCAAAGAGCCTCCTCATCGAGAAGGTCCAGACGGCCGATGATCCGGTCAAGCTCTTCACGGAAAGTCTGCCGCTCCTCCAGAAGCGTCTGATTTTCCTCTTCCAGTTCCCGCACCCGCCGACCCAGTTCGGTCTGTCGGTCGAGCAGTCGGGTCAATTTTTCTTCGAGCCGAATAATCAGCTCCAGAGTATCGGATGCCATCTTGAAAGACTCCAGTACGATAGAAAATATTAGAAAATGGGTCGGATAAAGTCAAGAATTTTCAAGACTCCCGGAACAATGCGTCGACAAAGAGATCGGGATCGAAGGGCCGCAGATCATCGACCCCCTCGCCGATCCCCACATATCGCACCGGCAGACCCAGCTCGGCGCCGATGGCGACCACCATCCCCCCCTTGGCGGTGCCGTCCAGCTTGGTCAGGGCAATGCCCGAGACCTCGACCGCCTCTTTGAAGAGCCGCGCCTGAATCAGGGCGTTCTGCCCGGTAGTGGCATCGAGCACCAACAGGGTTTCGTGCGGGGCGCCGGGGATCTCCCGCCCAAGCACCCGACGGATCTTCTTCATCTCTTCCATGAGATTGACCTTGGTGTGCAACCGGCCGGCGGTATCGAGAATCAGCACATCAGCCTTGCGGGCCAAAGTCGCCTTGGCGGCGTCAAAAGCCACGGCGGCCGGATCGGCCCCCTCGCCGTGACGAATCACCTCGACCCCGGCGCGCTCCCCCCAGATCGCCAGTTGTTCGGCGGCGGCGGCGCGAAAGGTGTCGCCGGCACCGAGCACTACCCGCTTGCCTTGGGCGGTAAACTGTCGGGCGAGCTTGCCGATGGTGGTGGTCTTACCGACGCCGTTGACCCCAACAACCATAATCACGAAAGGCTGGGCCTGATTCAGGTCGAGCGCCCCCGCTTCCAGTTTGAGGCGCTCGCGCAGCTCCTCGCGCAAGGCCGTGCGCAAGGCGGCGGGGGACATCTCGCCCCGCGCCACCCGGCCGCGCAGCGCCTGGATGACGTCGCCGGTGGTGGCCATGCCGAAATCGGCGGTAATGAGTAATTCTTCCAGGTCATCGAGCAACTCGTCGTCCACCCGACGGCCACTTAGCAGGCTATCGAGGCGACCGACCAGGGCGCCCTGGGTCTTCGCCAGCCCGGCACGCATGCGCTCGAAAAGACTCGCGGGCGCAGCCGCCGGGGCTTCGACCGTGATTTCCGCCGGTGGAGTCGGCGCCTCTTCGACCGCCTCCGCTTCGGCCTCCTCTTCAGCGGTGACTTCCGCCCGGCGTGGCGGAACCGGCCGTTGGCGCCGCCCGATCCGCAGCAGCAGCAAAATGAAGAGCGCCACCACCAGGGTGACCAGCAGATAGAGGGCGCCGAGCGCCCCGACTTCGCGATAGATTTCCGGCACGCCCAGCTGCCCGAGGAGCGGAGCGACGGTCTGCACCCAAAGCTTGAGCAACTCTCCGAACTGGGCGAGATAATTCTTCAGAAGATTGGAAAACTGATCCATAGTCAATTCACTCCCGGGATACGGCAAAACGGAGGGCACGGAGGCGCTCAGCCGATCTCCCTGATCAATCGCGCGACACAGCGGCGCGCCTCGAAAAGCGCCCGCCCAAAGGCCTCCCCCCGCGCCAGGGTCAAGACCAGAAAATATTCGGAAGTCACCGGCAAGACCAGAATCTCCATGCGGTCCGTGGTGATGACGATCTCCCGGGGTTCGGCCCCATCGAGCCGTTGTACCAGATCCCGCAGGCGGTTGAGAATCACCCCCTTGTGCGCGCCGATCACTTTGAGCTCGTAGGCGTCCATGCGGGCGACCTGATCGACCGCCTCCCCTTCCCAGTCGGCGAGGATCGCCCCGCCGGCGCCGGGCACCGCCGCGACCAGATCCCCCAGAATCGTCTTAAAGGCCATAAGCCTCCTCGAATTCGTGGAAACGCACCGAGACCAGTTTGGAAACTCCCGGTTCCTCCATGGTCACTCCGTAGAGGGTATCGGCGACCTCCATGGTCCGCTTGCTGTGGGTAATGATGATGAACTGGGAAACCTGGGACATTTCCTTGATCATTTCATTGAAGCGGCCGATGTTGGCGTCGTCCAGGGGCGCATCCACCTCATCGAGCATGCAGAAAGGGGAAGGCTTGATGAGGAAGATGGAAAAAATCAACGCCACCGCCGTGAGCGCCTTTTCCCCGCCGGAGAGGAGGCTGACGTTCTGCAGCTTCTTGCCCGGCGGCTGGACGATGATCTCGAGCCCCGTTTCCAGCAGGTCGCTCTCGTCGGTCAGCCGCAATTCCCCCTGACCGCCGCGGAAGAGACGCGGAAAGATCTCCTGGAACTTGGCGTTGACCAGATCGAAGGTCTCGCGAAAGCGCTTGCGGGTGGTGCGGTTGATTTTGCCGATAGCGGTCTGGAGTCCATCCAGGGACTGTCGCAGATCCTCCTGCTGCACCTGGAGAAACTGGCCCCGTTCTTCCAGCTCGCGATATTCCTCGATGGCGGTCAGATTGACCTCGCCGATCGCCTCAACGGCCTGGCGCAACTCCTCCAGGCGCCCTTGCGCCGCCGCCGCGACCTCCTCCGTCGCCGCCACGCCGTCGCGCAGGTCAACGCGATAGCGTTCCAGCACGTTGGAATGGAGATGTTCCGCTTCCAAAGCCAGCTCCCGCAGCCGCAGCTGCCCGGCGCCATGGGTCTCGCGCAGGGTGTCGAGCTGCTCACGCAACCGGCGCAACCCGTCTTGGCGTTCCTCCAGCTGTTCTTGGGCCAGAGCGAAGCGCTCCCGAACTTCGGCCAGGCGCGCCTGATCCTCAACGTGGCGCTTGGCCAGCACCTCCTGCTCGATCTTCAGCCTCTTGCTCTCGGCTTCCAGGCGCGCCTCCTCCTCCAGCGCCTCCCGGCAGCGCTCGACGATGAGCGTCCGCCGGCTCTGCAAATCCCGGCGCAGACGGGCCAGGCGCTCCAACTCTCCCCGGTGGCCGTCCTCCCGCTCGCGCAGACCGGCGACCGTCACCTTCAGCGCCGTCAACCGGTCGCGCACCACGGCGATTTCCCGGCGCAGCACCTGGGCCTCTTCCTGAATCCGGGCAACCCCTTCCTCGTACTCCAGGCGTTGCCCCTCCAGCTGCGCCCGGCCGCTTTGGATCTCTTCCAGGCGGCGGTCGAGCTCCCGCTCCTCGCCGTGCAGTTGTTCGTCTTCGAGGACCAGCACCTCCAGCCGTTCGTCCAGGCGGGCGCGGGTATCTTCCAGGCGCTGCAGATCCTTTTCGCTGTCCATGACCTTGAGCGCCTGCCCGTGGCGGGCGCTTTCGACCTCGCGCAGCCGTTCCTCGCTCTCGCGCAGGGCCTCCCGCAAGTGCTCCCGCTGCTCTTCGAGGGCGGCAAGGCGCTCTTCCTGGGATTCGACCAGCACGGCGAGTTCCTTCATTTCGCGTTTTTTATGCAGCAGCCCCTGCCCCAGCCCCTGGCGGCCGCCGCCGGTGAATTCCCCGCGCCAGCTCAAGAGTTCGCCGGCCTCGGTGACCAGCAGCGTTCCGGCGGGGAGGGGACGCCCCCAGTAGGGTTCCAGGCTCGGTACCTGGCCGTAACCGGCGAGGAGAGCGCGGACCAGATCCTCGCTCCCGGGACGGGGGCTGACCAGCTCCGCCAGTGGGCGGGCGCCCTCGGGAAGCGCCGAGGCCGTCGCCGTCCAACCGGGCCAGGCGAAGGTCGAGCGGCCGTCCTGCCCACCGAGAAAAGCGGCGGCGACGACGGCGGTTTCGCGATCGGGGGCGACCAGCGCCTGCAAACGCTCGCCCAAAACCGCTTCCAGGGCCGTTTCCAGATGGGCCGGGGCTTCGAGGTGATCGGCGACCACCCCGGAGAAACGGCCGCGCCACTCCGCGTCGGCGAAGAGCGCCTTGACGCCGCCGCCATAGCCTTCCAGATCCCGCTCCAACTGGCGCAGGGAGAGGAGCCGGGAACGGCTCTGCCCAAGCTCC of Desulfuromonas acetexigens contains these proteins:
- a CDS encoding roadblock/LC7 domain-containing protein → MAFKTILGDLVAAVPGAGGAILADWEGEAVDQVARMDAYELKVIGAHKGVILNRLRDLVQRLDGAEPREIVITTDRMEILVLPVTSEYFLVLTLARGEAFGRALFEARRCVARLIREIG
- the ftsY gene encoding signal recognition particle-docking protein FtsY, yielding MDQFSNLLKNYLAQFGELLKLWVQTVAPLLGQLGVPEIYREVGALGALYLLVTLVVALFILLLLRIGRRQRPVPPRRAEVTAEEEAEAEAVEEAPTPPAEITVEAPAAAPASLFERMRAGLAKTQGALVGRLDSLLSGRRVDDELLDDLEELLITADFGMATTGDVIQALRGRVARGEMSPAALRTALREELRERLKLEAGALDLNQAQPFVIMVVGVNGVGKTTTIGKLARQFTAQGKRVVLGAGDTFRAAAAEQLAIWGERAGVEVIRHGEGADPAAVAFDAAKATLARKADVLILDTAGRLHTKVNLMEEMKKIRRVLGREIPGAPHETLLVLDATTGQNALIQARLFKEAVEVSGIALTKLDGTAKGGMVVAIGAELGLPVRYVGIGEGVDDLRPFDPDLFVDALFRES
- the smc gene encoding chromosome segregation protein SMC, coding for MKIKRVEIQGFKSFVDRVALDFESGITAILGPNGCGKSNIVDAIRWAMGEQNAKNLRGRAMEDVIFGGSESRKPLGMAEVSMIFANEDGQAPAAYRQYAEIMVTRRLFRNGDSEYLINKTPCRLLDISELFMDTGVGARAYSIIEQGKIGMILNAKPEDRRFLIEEAAGVTKYKSRKKAALRKIEATRQNLLRLGDIVAEVRRQTASLKRQAQKAERFRALREELKGIEVGLARRRFAELSATLEAGGARDKEERQALTALAARLEQEERTLDEARLAQGEEERVVARLQEQVFRLAAELEKVAGRLALAVREGEGLARRREQGLAEEQEVVRRLAEADGEEKRLKQTREDLGGDLERELRRLAEGEAALAELTQRDGDLEAAQQETRQLLYRLLTDLSQLSAGQQEIERRRRQLDERKTRQRSETVRLREQLGEAESLIAELATSLAALRAAHESLGEEQEELRAAVARLREEREENEAMLARHREELGQSRSRLLSLRQLERDLEGYGGGVKALFADAEWRGRFSGVVADHLEAPAHLETALEAVLGERLQALVAPDRETAVVAAAFLGGQDGRSTFAWPGWTATASALPEGARPLAELVSPRPGSEDLVRALLAGYGQVPSLEPYWGRPLPAGTLLVTEAGELLSWRGEFTGGGRQGLGQGLLHKKREMKELAVLVESQEERLAALEEQREHLREALRESEERLREVESARHGQALKVMDSEKDLQRLEDTRARLDERLEVLVLEDEQLHGEERELDRRLEEIQSGRAQLEGQRLEYEEGVARIQEEAQVLRREIAVVRDRLTALKVTVAGLREREDGHRGELERLARLRRDLQSRRTLIVERCREALEEEARLEAESKRLKIEQEVLAKRHVEDQARLAEVRERFALAQEQLEERQDGLRRLREQLDTLRETHGAGQLRLRELALEAEHLHSNVLERYRVDLRDGVAATEEVAAAAQGRLEELRQAVEAIGEVNLTAIEEYRELEERGQFLQVQQEDLRQSLDGLQTAIGKINRTTRKRFRETFDLVNAKFQEIFPRLFRGGQGELRLTDESDLLETGLEIIVQPPGKKLQNVSLLSGGEKALTAVALIFSIFLIKPSPFCMLDEVDAPLDDANIGRFNEMIKEMSQVSQFIIITHSKRTMEVADTLYGVTMEEPGVSKLVSVRFHEFEEAYGL
- a CDS encoding TIGR00282 family metallophosphoesterase — translated: MKILFIGDVVGRAGRLALSSRLSRLIDRHQIDLVVANGENAAAGFGLTADLARELYDLGVDVLTSGNHIWDKKELYPYLESQKRLLRPANYPAGAPGRGHGVYTTSAGIPVGILNLEGRVFMGNLECPFRVADALVEELRRQTPIILVDFHAEATSEKAALGCYLDGRVSAVVGTHTHVPTADERILPGGTAYMTDVGMTGSRDSVIGIRKELAVEKFLSLLPVRFEVAKKDSVICAVVLTIDEQTGRAVGIERVLEELAD
- the rny gene encoding ribonuclease Y, which translates into the protein MALAGGAFGGSLLRRKFIESRLAGAELTAEQIVEEARKQADTIHKEALIQAKDTVLEAKAEWEKEARELRREIQAQEKRLLQREEHLDRKGLQLDGREEELSQRERALPLMEDKVRAREKEAEDLVAQQAERLETISGMTAEEAKQTIIAGMESEARHDAAKRIKQIEDEAKETADKKAKEILALAIQRYAGDYVAEKAVSVVPLPTDEMKGRIIGREGRNIRAIEAATGIDLIIDDTPEAVIISGFNPVRREVARLTLERLVADGRIHPARIEEVVAKAEQEVDDAIREAGEQATFDVGVHGIHPEIIKLIGRLRYRTSYGQNVLQHSLEVAFLCGIMASELGINVKQAKRAGLLHDIGKAVDHEIEGSHAVIGADLARKYGESPKIVHAIAAHHEDEKPETILAVLVQAADALSGARPGARREMLETYVKRLEDLERIGTSFSGVSSCYAIQAGREIRVMVSSEDVTDAQSYVLAKDIARKIEAEMTYPGQIKVNVIRETRATEYAK
- the tyrS gene encoding tyrosine--tRNA ligase; translated protein: MKSVQEQMAVIRRGAVEILVEAELEEKIAQSVKTGVPLKIKAGFDPTAPDLHVGHTVLIQKLKQFQDLGHHVCFLIGDFTGMIGDPTGKNETRKALTREQVLLNAETYKEQVFKILDPEKTEVVFNSTWMGQMSAAGLIALASRYTVARMLERDDFHKRFSGQQPIAIHEFLYPLVQGYDSVALKSDVELGGTDQKFNLLVGRELQRQEGQRPQSVLTMPLLEGLDGVNKMSKSLGNYIGITEPPKEIYGKVMSITDELMVRYYELLSDVDLATLQKVKDGVAGRPDGAHPMESKKALARELVTRFHGAAESRQAEEDFVQQFKQKEIPDDIEVISLTASGPLWICKLLTDTGLTKSNGEARRLIQQGGVKIDGEKVENPDLAIDDRQALVLQAGKRRFARIEFVSK
- a CDS encoding 5-formyltetrahydrofolate cyclo-ligase, with the translated sequence MPKQSLRTAMLERRRRISMADRAAWGQAAQSRLLSTPEYVAANVLALYSPVRDEVPTDTIFHAAREAGKRLAYPRVAATGLEFVEVSDLDGMRPGRFGILEPVGVSLLPLATIDLMVIPGVAYDLEGFRLGYGKGCYDRFFHGSDVKPLRAGFCYELQLTASLPVENHDIAMHLLITESRILRFAPQLGEVAAPGGTPLTTS
- a CDS encoding cell division protein ZapA, producing MKQSVEVMILGQPYVVRSAESDEEVRRIASFVNDRLNEVMASGRSADTLASAILALMNVSGRLLRQQETVASGGDEDVNRRLRILLERLDDQSAGQ